In a genomic window of Leifsonia xyli subsp. cynodontis DSM 46306:
- a CDS encoding isochorismate synthase → MTAHGTARRATDVTVLSVETTPLDDVHQLIPFLDSRRPLVWLRNGEGMAGIGEALRLEFSGADRIREASAAWRATVDAAIVADSVRTPGTGLVAFGTFAFADDSAATSTMIVPECVVGRRGGRSWVTHIRPIDAEEAAAAGTAAEPEKRDLAAPAVPRPTAFGDEYRLNFLPGSLSEDGYRKAVATTVDRIRKHGLAKAVLARDLLAHLPLESDARRALAELALGYPGCWTFAVDGLIGSSPETLVRVHHGTVTARVLAGTMSRGRDAAADREAADTLAASAKDQDEHRFAVASVIGALRPHSADLAASDLPFTLKLPNLWHLATDVAGTLSDGSSSLDLADALHPTAAVAGTPTRDAVTLIRELEPFDRGRYAGPVGWVGGDGDGEWAIALRCAQLGENGDLTAYAGAGIVADSDPDRELAETTIKFRPIVEAFG, encoded by the coding sequence GTGACTGCACACGGGACGGCACGACGGGCGACGGACGTGACGGTTCTCTCGGTCGAGACCACGCCACTCGATGACGTCCACCAGCTGATCCCGTTCCTCGATTCCCGCCGGCCGCTGGTCTGGCTCCGCAACGGTGAGGGGATGGCCGGGATCGGTGAGGCGCTGCGGCTCGAATTCTCCGGGGCGGACCGCATCCGGGAGGCATCGGCGGCGTGGCGCGCGACGGTGGACGCCGCCATCGTGGCCGACAGCGTGCGGACTCCGGGCACCGGTCTAGTCGCTTTCGGGACATTCGCGTTCGCCGACGACAGCGCGGCCACGAGCACCATGATCGTGCCGGAGTGCGTGGTGGGCCGCCGCGGCGGCCGCAGTTGGGTGACGCACATCCGCCCGATCGACGCCGAGGAGGCCGCCGCAGCAGGCACAGCCGCCGAACCCGAGAAAAGGGACCTCGCCGCGCCCGCGGTCCCCCGGCCCACCGCCTTCGGCGACGAGTATCGCCTGAATTTCCTCCCCGGATCGCTCAGCGAAGACGGCTACCGCAAAGCCGTGGCGACCACCGTGGACCGCATCCGGAAGCACGGGCTGGCGAAAGCCGTCCTCGCCCGCGATCTCTTGGCGCACCTGCCACTCGAATCCGACGCCAGACGGGCGCTGGCCGAGCTCGCGCTCGGCTACCCCGGCTGCTGGACGTTCGCGGTGGACGGGCTGATCGGTTCCTCTCCGGAGACACTGGTGCGCGTCCACCACGGCACGGTGACCGCTCGCGTCCTCGCGGGCACGATGTCCCGGGGCCGGGATGCCGCAGCCGACCGGGAGGCGGCCGACACGCTCGCGGCCTCCGCGAAGGACCAGGACGAGCACCGGTTCGCTGTCGCGAGCGTCATCGGGGCACTCCGCCCCCACAGCGCCGACCTCGCGGCCAGCGACCTCCCCTTCACGCTCAAACTGCCGAATCTCTGGCATCTCGCCACCGACGTGGCCGGGACTCTCAGCGACGGTTCCAGCTCCCTCGACCTCGCCGACGCCCTGCACCCGACCGCCGCGGTGGCAGGCACGCCGACGCGGGATGCCGTGACGCTCATCCGCGAGCTCGAACCGTTCGACCGAGGCCGCTACGCCGGCCCGGTCGGCTGGGTCGGCGGCGACGGCGACGGCGAGTGGGCCATCGCGCTGCGCTGCGCCCAGCTCGGGGAGAACGGCGACCTGACAGCCTACGCCGGCGCCGGGATCGTCGCCGACTCCGACCCCGATCGCGAACTGGCGGAGACGACCATAAAGTTCCGGCCGATCGTGGAGGCGTTCGGCTGA
- a CDS encoding polyprenyl synthetase family protein: protein MTRSVPALRRPATLTGQLGFTERIFARGEARQVATAVDDGLALVEEALHREMRFADNLADVTTRYLLEAGGKRVRPMLTLLTAQLGKGNTPEAVQAAQAVEITHLASLYHDDVMDDSQMRRGVPTAQFVWGNSVAVLTGDLLFARASKLVSSLGERAIQLQADTFERLCLGQLHETIGPQDGEDAVAHYIRVLEDKTGSLIAVAAQMGIVFSGADSSYEEPVVTFGEKIGVAFQLIDDVIDLSSEGVAETGKTPGNDLRAGVATLPVLRLRERALRDPEAAALLDRLERDVIGTAGDGEVTPEATAAIAALREHEVTRQTLEEAHRWTREAVEALEPLPEGPVKKALVRFADTIVERSS, encoded by the coding sequence GTGACACGAAGCGTTCCGGCCCTGAGGCGTCCCGCGACTCTGACCGGTCAGCTGGGCTTCACCGAGCGGATTTTCGCGCGCGGGGAGGCCCGGCAGGTCGCGACCGCCGTCGACGACGGGCTCGCGCTGGTCGAGGAGGCACTGCACCGGGAGATGCGGTTCGCCGACAACCTGGCCGATGTCACGACACGCTATCTGCTCGAGGCGGGTGGGAAGCGCGTACGGCCGATGCTGACACTGCTGACGGCCCAGCTCGGGAAGGGGAACACGCCTGAGGCGGTCCAGGCGGCGCAGGCCGTCGAGATCACCCATCTCGCCTCCCTCTACCACGATGACGTGATGGACGACTCGCAGATGCGTCGGGGGGTCCCGACCGCGCAGTTCGTGTGGGGAAACTCGGTGGCGGTGCTCACCGGTGACCTGTTGTTCGCGCGCGCCAGCAAACTGGTCTCCTCGCTCGGTGAGCGGGCCATCCAGTTGCAGGCCGATACGTTCGAGCGCCTCTGTCTCGGGCAGTTGCATGAGACCATCGGGCCGCAGGACGGAGAAGACGCGGTCGCCCACTACATCCGGGTGCTGGAGGACAAGACCGGCTCCCTGATCGCTGTGGCGGCTCAGATGGGCATCGTGTTCTCGGGCGCCGACTCTTCCTATGAGGAGCCGGTCGTCACTTTCGGCGAGAAGATCGGCGTCGCGTTCCAGCTCATCGACGATGTCATCGATCTCTCGTCGGAGGGTGTGGCCGAGACCGGCAAGACCCCGGGCAACGATCTGCGCGCCGGTGTGGCGACGTTGCCGGTGCTGCGCTTGCGGGAGCGTGCGCTGCGCGATCCCGAGGCCGCCGCTCTGCTGGACCGGTTGGAGCGGGATGTGATAGGCACCGCCGGCGACGGCGAGGTCACGCCCGAGGCGACGGCGGCGATCGCGGCACTGCGCGAGCACGAGGTGACGCGTCAGACGCTGGAGGAGGCGCACCGCTGGACGCGCGAGGCGGTCGAGGCGCTGGAGCCCCTGCCGGAAGGCCCTGTCAAGAAAGCACTGGTGAGGTTCGCCGACACGATCGTCGAACGTTCGAGCTGA